Proteins encoded in a region of the Zunongwangia endophytica genome:
- the rplC gene encoding 50S ribosomal protein L3 — protein sequence MSGLIGKKIGMTSIFDENGKNIPCTVIEAGPCVITQVRTNEVDGYEALQLGFDDKKTANKAATGHAKKAGVAAKHRVVEFQGFEGDYKLGDTINVEHFTEGEFVDVSGISKGKGFQGVVKRHGFGGVGQATHGQHNRLRAPGSIGAASYPARVFKGMRMAGRMGGEKVKVENLRVLKVVAEKNLLVVKGCVPGHKNSYVIIRK from the coding sequence ATGTCTGGGTTAATAGGAAAAAAAATAGGCATGACTAGTATTTTCGACGAAAATGGAAAAAACATTCCATGTACCGTTATAGAAGCTGGTCCATGTGTAATTACCCAAGTCAGAACCAATGAGGTTGACGGGTACGAAGCACTTCAACTTGGTTTCGATGACAAAAAGACTGCAAACAAAGCTGCTACAGGGCATGCTAAGAAAGCGGGAGTTGCTGCAAAGCATAGAGTCGTTGAATTCCAAGGATTTGAAGGAGATTACAAATTAGGTGATACTATAAATGTTGAGCATTTCACTGAAGGTGAATTTGTTGATGTTTCAGGTATCTCTAAAGGTAAAGGTTTCCAGGGAGTTGTGAAAAGACATGGCTTTGGTGGGGTAGGACAAGCTACTCACGGGCAACATAACCGTCTAAGAGCTCCTGGTTCTATTGGTGCTGCATCTTATCCTGCACGTGTATTTAAAGGTATGCGTATGGCCGGAAGAATGGGTGGCGAAAAAGTAAAAGTTGAAAACCTTAGAGTTTTAAAGGTGGTAGCTGAGAAAAATCTTTTAGTTGTTAAAGGATGTGTTCCGGGACACAAAAACTCTTATGTAATCATTAGAAAGTAA
- the rpsG gene encoding 30S ribosomal protein S7, whose protein sequence is MRKRQAKKRPLLPDPKFNDQLVTRFVNMMMWDGKKSVAFKIFYDAIAIVEEKKQDEEKSGLEIWKDALSNVMPHVEVRSRRVGGATFQIPMQIRPDRKVSTAMKWLISFARKRNEKTMAGKLAAEVLSAAKEEGAAVKKRVDTHKMAEANKAFSHFRF, encoded by the coding sequence ATGAGAAAAAGACAGGCTAAGAAAAGACCACTTTTGCCAGATCCTAAGTTTAATGATCAACTTGTTACGCGTTTTGTGAACATGATGATGTGGGATGGTAAGAAATCGGTTGCCTTCAAGATTTTCTATGATGCAATTGCTATCGTAGAAGAGAAGAAGCAAGACGAAGAGAAATCTGGATTAGAAATCTGGAAAGATGCTTTGTCTAACGTAATGCCTCACGTTGAGGTGAGAAGTAGAAGAGTAGGAGGTGCAACCTTCCAAATTCCTATGCAAATTAGACCTGATAGAAAAGTGTCTACTGCAATGAAATGGCTTATTAGTTTTGCTCGTAAGAGAAATGAGAAAACTATGGCTGGTAAACTTGCTGCTGAGGTATTATCTGCGGCTAAGGAAGAAGGTGCTGCTGTGAAGAAAAGAGTGGATACTCATAAAATGGCGGAAGCAAACAAAGCATTCTCTCACTTTAGATTCTAA
- a CDS encoding SusC/RagA family TonB-linked outer membrane protein encodes MNTKLCSFLTLFLALIAHVTFAQEKTVSGTVTDEDGIPLPGVNVIIQGSTIGTQTDFDGNYSLEAETGDILEFSFVGLETAEYPISNNNTIDVVMKADESQLEEVVVTALGISREKKSLAYATQEVSGDQVNTAKEANFINSLSGKVAGLDVKKSSSLGGSSNIILRGYTSLTGNNQPLFVVDGVPISNQNTNADGQASGGGGYDYGNAAMDINPDDVASINVLKGAAASALYGSRAANGAIIITTKSGKRSTGIGVTINSGVTFSNYDKSTFTKYQKEYGSGYGAYYGETGYFDDADIDGDGSNDLVVPTYEDASFGGRFDPNLLVYQWDAFYPESDNYLQATPWTASKNDPGSIFRTGAAINNSVSVSGGTEKSSFRTSFTQFEQEGILPNSKIKRKTVDFNGSHDFTDKLTVGVTGTYTKTTGKGRYGTGYDSRNILQSMRQWNQNNVDFEKQREAYFETRRNVTWNMADPINGNVRPKYTDNPYWTLYENYETDVRDRFFGNANLNYEVADWFNVTARASMDNYTDLREERINVGSNGVSEYSRYDGHYREMNYDLLLNFNHDLTEDIDFTGILGATRRTVKERRLRSQTEGGLVVPGEYALRNSVNLLVPPSEYAYELIADGYFANVSFGFRDFLFLEATGRIDRSSTLPEDDNTYFYPSINGGFVFSELFDSSLISFGKLRANYAEVGNYAPPLSVNDVYDSPVSFSSPLRSVQRVKNNPNLKSETQKSYEVGLEMNFFNKRAGFDIAAYKTNTVDQIVNTTISGATGYTSQYINAGELENKGLEVSAFLTPVRSEDFEWRVDVNWFTNENTVKSLNGDNQNLVLASLQGGITINGPVGESYGSIWGSNYTFVNGEKLVNEDNGRYVVDATPQPIGDINPDWKGGVNNTLRYKNLSLSFLIDIQQGGDVFSLDTWYGYATGVTENTAGLNELGNPVRTPVADGGGILLDGVNQDGSPNETRTSMTSYANALGYYYAPNAAHVYDASYVKLREVTLSYSLPKNWVQDISLTDITFSAVGRNLWIIHKNTPYSDPEAGLSSGNVQGYQSGAYPSVREYGLNVRLQF; translated from the coding sequence ATGAACACAAAACTATGTAGTTTTTTAACGCTATTCTTAGCGTTAATTGCGCATGTTACTTTTGCGCAGGAAAAAACGGTATCAGGTACCGTAACAGACGAGGACGGCATCCCATTACCAGGTGTAAACGTTATCATCCAAGGAAGTACTATTGGTACACAAACTGACTTTGATGGAAATTACTCCTTAGAAGCTGAAACAGGAGATATTCTAGAATTCAGCTTCGTAGGCTTAGAAACCGCTGAATACCCAATTAGCAACAATAATACTATCGATGTTGTTATGAAGGCTGATGAATCTCAACTTGAAGAGGTAGTTGTAACTGCCTTAGGAATTTCAAGAGAAAAGAAATCCCTCGCTTACGCAACACAAGAGGTCTCTGGAGATCAAGTAAATACTGCTAAAGAAGCAAACTTCATTAACTCCTTATCTGGTAAAGTTGCTGGTCTGGATGTAAAAAAGAGCTCTAGCTTAGGGGGATCATCCAACATTATATTGCGTGGATACACCTCTCTTACTGGGAACAACCAACCTCTGTTTGTTGTAGACGGTGTACCTATTAGTAACCAGAACACTAATGCAGACGGACAGGCTTCAGGAGGTGGTGGTTACGATTATGGTAATGCAGCTATGGATATAAATCCAGATGATGTAGCATCTATTAACGTACTGAAAGGAGCAGCGGCTTCTGCACTATACGGCTCAAGAGCTGCCAATGGAGCTATTATTATAACTACGAAATCTGGAAAAAGAAGCACAGGAATTGGAGTTACAATAAACTCAGGAGTTACTTTTTCAAATTATGATAAGTCAACTTTTACGAAGTACCAAAAAGAATACGGTTCAGGTTATGGAGCCTATTATGGGGAGACTGGCTATTTCGATGATGCCGACATTGATGGCGATGGCTCTAACGACCTAGTAGTCCCTACCTATGAAGATGCTTCTTTCGGAGGTAGATTCGATCCAAACTTATTAGTTTATCAATGGGATGCGTTTTATCCTGAATCAGATAATTATTTACAAGCGACACCTTGGACCGCTTCAAAAAATGACCCGGGATCTATTTTTCGAACAGGAGCGGCTATAAATAATAGTGTTTCTGTATCTGGAGGAACCGAGAAAAGCTCATTCAGAACTTCTTTTACACAATTTGAACAAGAAGGAATTCTGCCTAACAGCAAAATAAAACGTAAAACTGTAGATTTTAACGGCTCCCATGATTTTACAGATAAGTTAACGGTTGGCGTTACAGGTACTTACACAAAAACTACTGGTAAAGGTAGATATGGTACTGGTTATGATTCTAGGAACATATTGCAGAGTATGAGACAATGGAATCAAAACAACGTAGATTTTGAAAAACAAAGAGAAGCCTATTTCGAAACAAGAAGAAATGTTACATGGAATATGGCTGATCCTATTAATGGCAACGTTAGACCAAAATACACTGACAATCCATACTGGACATTATATGAAAATTATGAAACCGATGTTAGAGACAGATTTTTTGGTAATGCTAACCTTAACTATGAAGTAGCTGACTGGTTCAACGTAACCGCAAGGGCTTCAATGGATAATTACACCGATCTGCGTGAAGAAAGAATAAATGTAGGGAGCAATGGAGTGTCTGAATATAGTAGATATGACGGTCATTATCGAGAAATGAATTATGATTTATTACTCAACTTCAACCACGATTTGACTGAAGATATTGACTTTACTGGTATCTTGGGAGCAACAAGAAGAACTGTTAAAGAGAGAAGATTAAGATCCCAAACAGAAGGTGGTTTAGTAGTTCCTGGAGAGTACGCTCTGAGAAACTCTGTTAATCTATTGGTTCCTCCTTCGGAATATGCTTATGAACTTATCGCCGATGGATACTTTGCAAATGTTTCTTTTGGTTTTAGAGATTTCCTATTTTTAGAAGCTACTGGAAGAATAGATAGATCTTCTACCCTTCCTGAAGATGATAATACGTATTTCTACCCATCAATAAATGGAGGATTCGTTTTTTCAGAATTATTTGATTCAAGCTTAATTAGTTTCGGTAAATTAAGAGCTAACTATGCTGAAGTAGGAAATTATGCGCCTCCATTATCTGTAAATGATGTCTATGATAGTCCTGTAAGCTTTTCATCTCCTCTTAGATCTGTTCAAAGGGTTAAAAACAATCCAAATTTAAAGAGCGAAACTCAAAAGAGTTATGAAGTTGGTTTAGAAATGAACTTTTTTAATAAAAGAGCAGGTTTCGATATAGCAGCCTACAAAACCAATACAGTTGATCAAATCGTAAACACTACAATTAGTGGTGCAACTGGATATACAAGCCAGTATATTAATGCAGGTGAATTAGAAAATAAAGGTTTGGAAGTTTCTGCTTTTTTGACACCTGTAAGGTCTGAAGATTTTGAATGGAGAGTAGATGTAAACTGGTTTACAAATGAGAACACGGTCAAATCACTTAACGGTGACAACCAAAACTTAGTTCTAGCATCCCTTCAGGGTGGAATTACAATTAATGGTCCCGTCGGTGAATCCTATGGTAGCATATGGGGTTCAAACTACACCTTCGTTAATGGCGAGAAATTAGTCAATGAAGATAATGGTAGATATGTAGTAGATGCTACACCTCAACCTATCGGAGACATCAATCCCGATTGGAAAGGTGGTGTTAATAATACATTGAGGTATAAAAATTTATCACTTAGCTTTTTAATAGATATACAACAGGGAGGAGACGTGTTTTCTCTTGATACTTGGTATGGTTACGCCACAGGTGTGACAGAAAATACCGCAGGATTAAATGAGTTAGGAAATCCGGTTAGAACTCCTGTAGCTGATGGAGGAGGTATTTTATTGGACGGAGTAAACCAAGATGGATCCCCTAATGAAACAAGAACTTCAATGACTTCTTACGCTAATGCATTAGGTTACTATTACGCTCCTAATGCCGCACATGTTTATGATGCTAGCTATGTTAAATTAAGAGAAGTGACTTTATCATATTCCTTACCTAAAAACTGGGTTCAAGACATATCCTTAACAGATATTACATTCTCTGCAGTGGGTAGAAATTTATGGATAATACATAAAAACACTCCTTATTCGGATCCAGAAGCAGGATTAAGTTCAGGTAATGTTCAAGGATACCAATCTGGAGCATATCCTTCAGTAAGAGAATATGGACTAAATGTTAGACTACAATTTTAA
- the rpsJ gene encoding 30S ribosomal protein S10, whose product MSQKIRIKLKSYDHNLVDKSAEKIVKTVKTTGAVVTGPIPLPTHKKVFTVLRSPHVNKKSREQFELSSYKRLLDIYSSSSKTIDALMKLELPSGVEVEIKV is encoded by the coding sequence ATGAGTCAAAAAATCAGAATAAAATTAAAATCCTACGATCATAATTTAGTAGATAAATCTGCTGAGAAGATTGTAAAGACAGTTAAAACTACAGGAGCTGTTGTAACTGGACCAATTCCACTTCCAACACATAAAAAAGTATTTACTGTTTTAAGATCTCCTCACGTAAATAAAAAATCCAGAGAACAATTTGAATTAAGTTCTTATAAGAGATTATTAGATATCTACAGTTCTTCTTCTAAAACTATTGATGCTTTAATGAAATTAGAGCTTCCTAGTGGTGTAGAAGTAGAGATCAAAGTGTGA
- the rplD gene encoding 50S ribosomal protein L4, whose protein sequence is MEVAVLDIKGKETGRKIDLSDAVFGIEPNEHAIYLDVKQYLANQRQGTHKAKERAEITGSTRKIKKQKGTGTARAGSIKSPVFRGGGRIFGPRPRNYGFKLNKTLKRLARKSALSLKANDNAITVVEDFSFDTPKTKNFIEVLKAIGIQEKKSLIVLGESNKNVYLSSRNLKGSEVVSISELSTYKILNANSVVFIEGSLEGLESNLS, encoded by the coding sequence ATGGAAGTAGCAGTTTTAGATATTAAAGGAAAAGAAACAGGTAGAAAGATCGATCTTTCTGATGCTGTTTTCGGAATAGAGCCTAACGAGCATGCTATTTATCTTGATGTTAAGCAATACTTAGCAAATCAAAGACAAGGTACTCACAAGGCGAAAGAGCGTGCTGAAATAACTGGATCTACACGTAAGATCAAAAAACAAAAGGGAACAGGTACAGCCAGAGCTGGTAGTATCAAATCTCCTGTTTTTAGAGGTGGTGGTAGAATTTTTGGTCCTCGCCCAAGAAATTACGGTTTTAAATTGAATAAAACCTTAAAGCGTTTAGCTAGAAAATCAGCTTTATCTCTTAAAGCGAATGATAATGCTATTACGGTTGTTGAAGATTTTTCTTTCGATACTCCAAAGACTAAAAACTTTATTGAAGTTTTGAAAGCCATTGGTATTCAGGAGAAAAAATCTCTTATAGTGTTGGGTGAGTCAAATAAAAACGTATATTTGTCGTCACGTAATTTAAAAGGCTCTGAAGTTGTAAGTATTTCAGAATTAAGTACTTACAAGATATTAAACGCAAATAGTGTTGTGTTTATAGAAGGGTCTCTAGAAGGATTAGAGTCGAATTTAAGTTAA
- the rpsL gene encoding 30S ribosomal protein S12 translates to MPTISQLVRKGRAKITKKSKSAALDSCPQRRGVCTRVYTTTPKKPNSAMRKVARVRLTNGKEVNAYIPGEGHNLQEHSIVLVRGGRVKDLPGVRYHIVRGALDTAGVEGRTQRRSKYGAKRPKK, encoded by the coding sequence ATGCCAACAATTTCACAATTAGTACGAAAAGGAAGAGCCAAGATAACTAAGAAGAGTAAATCGGCTGCTTTAGATTCGTGCCCTCAAAGAAGGGGTGTTTGTACACGTGTGTACACAACTACTCCTAAGAAGCCAAACTCAGCTATGAGAAAAGTAGCTAGGGTTAGGTTAACCAATGGTAAAGAGGTGAATGCCTATATACCAGGTGAAGGTCACAATCTTCAAGAGCACTCGATAGTATTAGTTAGAGGCGGAAGGGTAAAAGATTTACCAGGTGTAAGGTATCACATTGTTCGTGGTGCTTTAGATACCGCAGGTGTTGAGGGTAGAACTCAACGTCGATCTAAGTATGGAGCAAAACGCCCTAAGAAGTAA
- the fusA gene encoding elongation factor G, with protein sequence MAQRDLKFTRNIGIAAHIDAGKTTTTERILYYTGISHKIGEVHDGAATMDWMEQEQERGITITSAATHCSWPYNGHEYIVNIIDTPGHVDFTVEVERSLRVLDGVVALFSAVDGVEPQSETVWRQADKYHVPRLGFVNKMDRQGADFFNVCRQVKEMLGGNPVPLQVPIGDEVDFKGVVDLISKKAIIWNEEDHGMTYETIDIPEELLDDVNKYRAELVEAVAEYDEALMEKFFEDEDSISEDEIIAALKAATCDMSIIPMMCGSAFKNKGVQAMLDAVMRYLPSPVDVDAIVGENPDTGAEESRKPNVDSPFSALAFKIATDPFVGRLAFFRVYSGTLDAGSYVLNVRSGKKERISRIYQMHSNKQEPIDKIEAGDIGAAVGFKDIKTGDTLTDVNNPIILESMSFPAPVIGIAVEPKTKADVDKMGMALAKLAEEDPTFQVKTDEVSGQTVISGMGELHIEILVDRLKREFKVEVNEGQPQVEYKETVTRVADHREVYKKQSGGRGKFADIVFEMGPVDEDFEGKGLQFVDNIKGGRIPKEFVPSVQKGFQEAMKNGPLAGFQVDTLKVTLKDGSFHPVDSDQLSFELAAKMGFKAAAKKAGAVILEPVMKMEVVTPEENMGDIVGDLNRRRGQVNNMSDRSGAKIVKADVPLSEMFGYVTTLRTLSSGRATSTMEFSHYAETPSNISEEVIKAAKGAANE encoded by the coding sequence ATGGCACAAAGAGATTTAAAATTTACAAGAAATATAGGTATTGCTGCTCATATTGATGCTGGTAAAACAACAACAACAGAGCGTATCCTTTATTATACAGGTATCAGCCATAAAATAGGGGAGGTTCATGATGGAGCTGCTACTATGGACTGGATGGAGCAAGAGCAAGAGCGTGGTATTACTATTACTTCTGCAGCTACTCATTGTTCTTGGCCTTATAACGGTCATGAGTATATCGTGAATATTATCGATACTCCTGGTCACGTTGATTTTACAGTAGAGGTTGAGCGTTCACTTCGTGTATTAGACGGAGTTGTTGCTTTATTCTCTGCGGTTGATGGTGTAGAGCCGCAATCTGAAACTGTCTGGAGACAAGCTGATAAGTATCATGTACCTAGATTAGGATTTGTTAATAAAATGGATCGTCAGGGTGCAGACTTCTTTAATGTTTGCCGTCAGGTGAAAGAAATGTTAGGGGGTAATCCTGTTCCATTACAAGTTCCTATCGGTGATGAGGTAGATTTCAAAGGAGTAGTTGATCTTATTTCAAAGAAAGCAATTATTTGGAATGAAGAGGATCATGGGATGACTTATGAGACTATCGATATTCCTGAGGAGCTTTTAGATGATGTTAATAAATATAGAGCAGAGCTAGTAGAGGCTGTAGCGGAATATGATGAAGCTTTAATGGAGAAATTCTTCGAAGATGAAGATTCTATTTCTGAAGATGAGATTATTGCTGCATTGAAAGCTGCTACTTGTGATATGTCTATCATACCAATGATGTGTGGTTCTGCATTTAAAAACAAAGGAGTTCAAGCAATGCTTGATGCGGTAATGAGATACTTGCCATCTCCAGTAGATGTAGATGCTATCGTTGGAGAGAATCCAGATACAGGTGCGGAAGAAAGCCGTAAGCCTAATGTAGATTCTCCATTCTCAGCACTAGCTTTTAAAATTGCTACAGATCCATTTGTTGGTCGTTTAGCTTTCTTTAGAGTTTATTCTGGTACTTTAGATGCTGGATCTTATGTATTGAATGTTCGTTCTGGTAAGAAAGAACGTATTTCTAGAATCTACCAAATGCACTCTAATAAGCAAGAGCCAATCGATAAGATTGAAGCTGGAGATATTGGAGCTGCTGTTGGATTTAAAGATATTAAAACTGGGGATACTTTAACAGATGTTAATAATCCTATTATTCTTGAGTCTATGAGTTTCCCGGCGCCAGTTATTGGTATCGCTGTGGAGCCTAAGACTAAAGCTGATGTTGATAAAATGGGTATGGCTTTAGCTAAGTTAGCTGAAGAAGATCCAACTTTCCAGGTTAAAACTGATGAGGTTTCAGGTCAAACTGTAATTTCAGGAATGGGAGAGCTTCATATTGAGATTCTTGTGGATCGTCTAAAACGAGAATTTAAAGTAGAAGTTAATGAAGGTCAGCCTCAGGTTGAATACAAAGAAACAGTAACAAGAGTTGCAGATCATAGAGAAGTTTATAAGAAACAATCTGGTGGTCGTGGTAAATTTGCTGATATTGTTTTTGAAATGGGACCTGTAGATGAGGATTTCGAAGGTAAAGGACTTCAGTTTGTAGATAATATCAAAGGTGGTCGTATTCCTAAGGAATTTGTTCCTTCTGTTCAAAAAGGTTTCCAGGAAGCAATGAAGAATGGTCCTTTAGCAGGATTCCAAGTAGATACTTTAAAGGTAACTTTAAAGGATGGATCTTTCCACCCTGTGGATTCGGATCAGCTTTCTTTCGAATTGGCTGCAAAAATGGGATTCAAAGCTGCTGCTAAAAAAGCCGGAGCTGTAATTCTTGAGCCAGTAATGAAGATGGAAGTTGTAACTCCGGAGGAAAATATGGGTGATATTGTAGGTGACCTTAACAGAAGAAGAGGTCAGGTAAACAATATGTCTGATAGATCTGGAGCGAAAATTGTTAAAGCTGATGTTCCATTATCAGAAATGTTCGGTTACGTAACTACATTAAGAACACTTTCTTCAGGTAGAGCAACTTCAACAATGGAATTCTCACACTATGCTGAAACTCCTTCTAATATTTCAGAAGAAGTGATTAAAGCAGCAAAAGGGGCAGCTAACGAATAA
- a CDS encoding SusD/RagB family nutrient-binding outer membrane lipoprotein, with protein sequence MITSCSDDLSDINTDSKNPTEVPHETLVTSATKSLVDQMVNTNVNTNIYRLLAQYWTETTYTDEANFNLINRSIPQSHWNIMYADVLKDLDRAAELMDQREQELLVEIPQEQIDNQRAIIEILKVYTYHVLVDTFGDIPYTEALDIDNTTPAYDDDLAIYNDIIERLNAAIGQLNTGFNGFRNGSDLIYDGNTGDWMKFANSLKLRLALRLGGVDDTKGATMATEAINAGVFSSNDDNATMQYLQSSPNTNPLWEDLVQSGRTDFVAANTIVDAMNQREDPRRDDFFAPNQDDPDTEEIEYEGGPYAASGNQHSNSTIYSEKFENPVLEGVLLDYSEVQFLMAEAVERGYITGDAEEFYNSAIEASIVYWGGTSDEADDYIDEDNVNYSTSGDSWQEKIGIQKWISLYNRGFEGWSTYRKLGYPELPNAAVSDLPVPNRFTYPVIEASANGVNYTAAGEAIGGNTQQTKIFWDVD encoded by the coding sequence ATGATAACTTCGTGTTCCGATGATTTATCAGATATAAACACAGATAGCAAGAATCCTACTGAAGTTCCACACGAAACTTTAGTTACTAGTGCTACAAAAAGTCTAGTTGATCAAATGGTAAACACGAATGTTAATACTAACATCTATCGTTTATTAGCACAATATTGGACGGAAACTACTTATACGGATGAGGCAAACTTCAATCTTATTAACCGATCAATTCCCCAAAGCCATTGGAATATAATGTATGCTGATGTGCTGAAAGATTTAGACCGCGCAGCTGAGTTAATGGATCAGAGAGAGCAAGAACTCCTTGTGGAAATTCCTCAAGAGCAAATCGATAATCAAAGAGCTATCATTGAAATATTAAAGGTTTACACCTATCATGTTCTTGTAGACACTTTTGGTGACATCCCTTACACTGAAGCACTTGATATCGACAACACTACTCCGGCATATGATGATGACCTAGCAATATATAACGACATCATAGAAAGGCTCAATGCCGCAATAGGTCAATTAAATACAGGATTTAATGGCTTTAGAAATGGATCTGATCTAATTTATGACGGAAATACTGGAGATTGGATGAAATTCGCAAACTCCCTTAAATTAAGACTCGCTTTGAGATTAGGTGGAGTGGATGATACTAAAGGAGCTACTATGGCTACCGAAGCGATAAATGCAGGAGTATTTTCTTCTAATGATGATAATGCTACCATGCAGTATCTTCAATCTTCCCCTAACACCAACCCACTATGGGAAGATTTAGTTCAATCAGGCAGAACAGACTTCGTTGCTGCGAACACAATTGTTGATGCAATGAACCAAAGGGAAGATCCACGAAGAGATGACTTCTTTGCTCCAAATCAGGATGATCCAGATACTGAAGAAATTGAGTATGAAGGAGGCCCATACGCAGCAAGTGGAAATCAACACAGTAACAGCACCATATACAGTGAAAAATTTGAAAATCCAGTTTTGGAAGGGGTTCTTCTTGATTATTCTGAAGTTCAATTTTTAATGGCGGAAGCTGTTGAAAGAGGCTATATAACTGGTGATGCTGAGGAATTTTACAACTCTGCAATCGAAGCTTCTATAGTTTATTGGGGAGGAACTTCAGATGAAGCTGATGACTACATTGATGAAGATAATGTGAACTACTCTACATCAGGAGATTCTTGGCAAGAAAAAATTGGAATTCAAAAATGGATTTCATTGTACAATCGTGGATTTGAAGGATGGTCAACATATAGAAAATTAGGATATCCTGAACTTCCTAATGCTGCTGTATCAGATTTACCTGTGCCAAATCGCTTTACTTACCCTGTAATCGAAGCTAGTGCCAACGGAGTTAATTATACTGCTGCTGGTGAAGCAATAGGTGGAAACACTCAGC